A part of Lactobacillus sp. ESL0700 genomic DNA contains:
- a CDS encoding cobalamin biosynthesis protein CobQ encodes MADKTIKIAYLYEDLMNTYGDSGDVKIIRYLLKKQNYTTQVDNVSLGDPFNAFDYDFVFFGGGQDFEQTVVAKDLPRHKETLTDYINAGHPMLGVCGGYQLVGTYYKTIGGTTIKGLDILPFHTVFKADKRMIGDTHYTTQWGEVKAFENHSGQTYFDSQKLRPLGKMITGYGNNPQDGLEGLHYHNFIGTYSHGPILRNLNVANAIVKMVLDWHQERVAD; translated from the coding sequence ATGGCTGACAAGACAATTAAAATTGCATACTTATATGAAGACTTAATGAACACCTATGGTGATTCAGGCGATGTTAAAATTATTCGTTACCTATTAAAAAAGCAGAATTACACCACTCAGGTTGATAATGTTTCCTTAGGTGACCCCTTCAATGCCTTTGATTATGATTTTGTCTTCTTCGGTGGTGGCCAAGACTTTGAGCAAACCGTTGTTGCTAAAGACTTACCGCGGCACAAAGAAACATTAACCGATTATATTAATGCCGGTCATCCAATGCTTGGCGTTTGTGGTGGTTACCAGCTTGTTGGCACATACTACAAAACAATTGGCGGCACCACGATTAAAGGGTTAGATATTTTACCATTTCACACCGTTTTTAAGGCTGATAAGCGCATGATTGGCGACACTCACTACACTACTCAATGGGGCGAAGTTAAGGCATTTGAAAATCATTCAGGCCAAACTTATTTTGACAGTCAGAAGCTGCGGCCATTGGGTAAAATGATCACTGGCTATGGTAACAATCCCCAAGATGGGCTTGAGGGTTTACATTATCACAACTTCATTGGAACATACTCTCACGGTCCAATTTTGCGTAACTTAAATGTTGCTAACGCGATTGTTAAGATGGTGCTTGATTGGCACCAAGAACGTGTGGCTGATTAA
- the thiD gene encoding bifunctional hydroxymethylpyrimidine kinase/phosphomethylpyrimidine kinase: MLKKEIIALTIAGNDSDGSAGMTADLHSFYARGVYGMGLLTAAVAGNTTGIYAQEIMPLTFIQKQFTVLNEDFKIDALKTGMLANKEVISCVAANLRKYDMGKIVLDPVIMTKHGNTLLDDDAYQAFLDELLPMADIITPNFYEQQKLTGLDLNNIEEIKQGARKLQQMGAKNVLMKGRHDNNTQKAVTDILLTADGKFYEFTKPFIDTDRINGTGDTLSAVIAAELAKGKSVIDSVKIAKDFTYEAIAHPIAVGSKYGPINHFAAQQDTK; encoded by the coding sequence ATATTGAAGAAAGAAATTATTGCGTTAACAATCGCAGGCAACGACAGTGATGGCAGTGCTGGGATGACAGCTGACTTGCACTCATTTTATGCCCGCGGTGTGTACGGCATGGGACTATTAACTGCCGCGGTTGCTGGCAATACTACCGGTATTTACGCACAGGAAATTATGCCACTTACATTCATTCAAAAGCAGTTCACGGTTTTGAATGAAGATTTTAAGATTGACGCATTAAAGACCGGTATGCTGGCTAATAAGGAAGTTATCAGCTGTGTTGCCGCTAATTTGCGCAAATACGACATGGGGAAAATTGTTCTTGATCCCGTTATCATGACCAAGCATGGCAATACTCTACTCGACGATGACGCGTATCAAGCCTTTTTAGATGAATTATTACCAATGGCTGACATCATCACTCCCAATTTCTATGAGCAACAAAAGTTGACTGGCCTCGACCTTAATAATATAGAAGAAATTAAGCAAGGTGCACGTAAATTACAACAAATGGGCGCTAAAAATGTCCTCATGAAGGGCCGTCATGATAATAATACTCAAAAAGCAGTTACCGATATTTTATTAACTGCTGATGGCAAATTTTATGAATTCACCAAGCCTTTTATTGATACTGATCGGATTAACGGTACTGGTGACACTTTATCCGCTGTTATTGCAGCCGAGCTAGCCAAAGGCAAGTCTGTTATCGATAGTGTTAAAATCGCTAAAGACTTTACTTATGAAGCAATTGCTCACCCAATCGCTGTTGGTTCCAAATATGGACCAATCAATCATTTTGCGGCACAGCAAGATACAAAGTAA
- the glpK gene encoding glycerol kinase GlpK, with translation MSKKYVMAIDEGTTSTRAMIIDHQGKKVASSQKEFPQYFPQPGWVEHKAEEIWHAVQTTIANAIINSGLRPEQIAGIGITNQRETTVIWDKKTGKPIYNAIVWQSRQTTDLAEKLKKDGYSEMIHKKTGLIIDPYFSATKIRWILDHVEGAQEKAENGDLLFGTIDTWLLWKLTDGEVHVTDYTNASRTMLFNIHDLKWDDDILKLLNIPKKMLPEVKSNSEIYGYTKSYTFFGGKVPICGMVGDQQAALVGQLALKKGMVKNTYGTGSFIVMNTGEEPTESDNNLLTTIAYGINGKISYALEGSVFVSGSAVQWLRDSMKMIKTAEESEKAARASKSENEVYVVPAFTGLGAPYWDSEARGSVFGITRGTSKNDFIKATLQSLAYQTRDVVDTMQLDSGIKIPTLRVDGGASNNDYLLQFQADILGTKIDRSKTLETTSMGAAFLAGLAVGYWKDVDELKNIFVVGKTFDAQMSEEERDRLYAGWKRAVKATQVYAHGE, from the coding sequence ATGTCAAAAAAGTACGTTATGGCAATTGATGAGGGGACGACTTCAACCAGAGCGATGATTATTGATCATCAAGGCAAGAAAGTCGCGTCTTCACAAAAGGAATTTCCGCAGTATTTCCCCCAACCAGGTTGGGTTGAGCACAAGGCCGAAGAAATTTGGCATGCTGTGCAAACAACGATTGCCAATGCAATTATTAATTCGGGATTACGGCCAGAACAAATTGCTGGTATCGGAATTACTAATCAACGCGAAACAACTGTTATTTGGGATAAAAAGACGGGTAAACCAATTTATAATGCGATTGTGTGGCAATCACGCCAGACGACGGATTTAGCTGAAAAGCTAAAAAAAGATGGTTACAGTGAGATGATCCATAAAAAGACGGGGCTGATTATTGACCCGTACTTTAGTGCAACCAAAATCCGCTGGATTTTGGATCATGTTGAGGGTGCGCAGGAAAAGGCCGAAAACGGCGACTTATTATTTGGCACGATTGACACATGGTTATTATGGAAGCTAACTGATGGTGAAGTACACGTAACGGATTACACCAATGCCTCCAGAACAATGCTCTTTAACATCCATGACTTGAAGTGGGATGACGACATTCTTAAGCTGCTAAATATCCCTAAAAAGATGCTGCCAGAAGTTAAGTCAAATTCAGAAATTTATGGTTACACCAAGTCTTACACCTTCTTTGGTGGTAAAGTGCCGATTTGTGGAATGGTTGGTGACCAGCAAGCAGCACTTGTAGGCCAACTTGCTCTGAAGAAGGGTATGGTTAAGAACACCTATGGTACAGGTTCATTTATTGTGATGAATACCGGTGAGGAGCCAACAGAGTCTGATAACAATTTACTGACCACGATTGCTTATGGCATTAATGGTAAGATTTCTTATGCCCTTGAAGGCTCAGTCTTTGTTTCTGGGAGTGCTGTCCAGTGGCTGCGCGATTCGATGAAGATGATTAAGACGGCGGAAGAATCGGAGAAAGCAGCACGAGCATCTAAGTCTGAAAATGAAGTCTACGTTGTACCAGCATTTACCGGTTTGGGTGCACCGTATTGGGATTCTGAAGCACGGGGTTCAGTCTTTGGTATTACACGTGGAACAAGTAAGAATGACTTTATCAAGGCAACCTTGCAGTCGCTTGCTTACCAAACACGGGATGTTGTGGACACAATGCAGCTTGATTCAGGCATTAAGATTCCGACTTTGCGTGTCGATGGTGGTGCCTCAAATAACGATTATCTTTTGCAATTCCAAGCCGATATTCTAGGAACTAAGATTGATCGCTCTAAGACGCTGGAGACAACGTCAATGGGAGCCGCGTTTTTGGCAGGATTAGCAGTTGGTTACTGGAAAGATGTCGATGAATTGAAGAATATTTTTGTGGTTGGTAAGACTTTCGACGCCCAAATGTCTGAAGAAGAACGTGACCGCTTGTATGCTGGTTGGAAGCGCGCAGTTAAGGCAACCCAAGTTTATGCCCATGGCGAATAA